A single region of the Pectinophora gossypiella chromosome 2, ilPecGoss1.1, whole genome shotgun sequence genome encodes:
- the LOC126373550 gene encoding nodal modulator 1 — MAFTDHLYRNTIFFIVLTLFTEKCDGNDILGCGGFVKSHVALDFSKIEIGLYTKAGSLKERTECAPTNGYYFLPLYEKGEYVLKVHPPPGWSFEPSEVNLVVDGSTDQCSTGQDINFAFNGFGITGRVITAGQTQGPSGIAVQLVNDKGEKRDTLTTVGGDFHFTPVIPGKYTLKAAHPKWKLDPAQAVVQVKEGNTVLPAGVLAVKGYDVKGSVTSFGNPIAGIYVLLYSKEENPKFRVEGCKTALLQGVPDSPICHSVTDAAGEFSFGLVPAGEYKLLALAKPPGQGTVTYNIKTETVPFTVQHDSLYIKNAFEVTGFTVVGSVVTHAGGSGVSGARVLKDGQPVGKTDSAGKFTLPTLQPGTYTLSFQHEQCEFDDVQLVVPATGPAAAPAARVSRWRVCGGLAPPSHRTILITTDKGATVTTVSVSPESKGKWCTYLKPGVYTAKVEVAESEQREGLQFYPLTQKISVGHAPVDGIMFSQLKAKVTGRLQCSSPSCQGLTVTLRPLSPDGGYVGQPLTTTATNGVYTFSEVLPGSVEVSVPTDRLCWAEARHNVAVASELASVPAFELTGYVIRLHSSHDIEVEYASKSTRGVWPVPAGASQHCAPTSERYTLSPRGAHRFQPPQASATPDQDPPTTVYFVAVAHAVIVKVLSPSPVKDLVLKISSDDGGKDIGPLPALEQPSGGYAFEHTLYMADGEIAVISASSSSLLFQPGSPQQVVGRSQAPTTLTLHGVAALTLQGRLVPPVPDVLVTLTSDDLKFTQTTGPDGTYRFGPLDASKHYTITAEKESYVFGEPDANGNIKAHKLAEITVQLVDDADDKPLQGGLVSVSGGSYRRNAASAGGGALRFAALSPAQYYVKPNMKEYRFRPQHHIVDVKEGHTHSLTLRGVRVAWSCLGKLVSLGGVGWPGAVLVAIPQPNSASHCAIEEATTETNGAFRIRGLLPKCVYTLQLKESSSPDLQGLKLAKAPPTLEVKDNKDIENVRLIAIQPQQITDTNVLVYTPNIEHYKTLRLTLALENTPHTPIYSTKLDPAGYSQHLNPGLMYVLPRLPADNKTYVLQLESTLSKSTHSYGEEVYYFNSDGKFKYFNIDFHPKVKSSEQELRQTSFLVVPLVGALILAYVQRGRLAGGGAALLARAAPRAARADRADRARADVLDHASIHHILSAVNAAGKRTAKKKAQ; from the exons ATGGCGTTCACGGATCACTTGTATAGAAATACAATTTTCTTTATAGTTTTAACTTTATTTACGGAAAAATGTGATGGAAATGATATCCTAGGATGCGGCGGATTTGTCAAAAGTCATGTAGCATTGGATTTTTCTAAAATCGAGATTGGCCT gTATACGAAAGCAGGTAGCCTGAAGGAGAGGACAGAGTGCGCTCCGACTAACGGCTACTACTTCTTGCCCCTATACGAGAAAGGGGAGTACGTCCTGAAAGTCCATCCTCCACCGGGATGGAGCTTTGAACCTTCAGAAGTGAATTTAGTGGTTGATGGTTCCACTGACCAGTGTTCTACTGGTCAGGATATAAACTTCGCATTCAATGGTTTTGGGATCACCGGGAGAGTGATCACTGCGGGGCAAACTCAAGGTCCTAGTGGGATTGCTGTGCAGCTGGTCAATGACAAGGGGGAGAAGAGGGACACTCTGACCACAGTGGGAGGTGACTTCCACTTTACTCCTGTTATTCCTGGAAAATACACTCTTAAGGCTGCTCATCCAAA ATGGAAGTTAGATCCAGCCCAAGCAGTAGTTCAAGTGAAGGAGGGCAACACTGTCTTGCCAGCAGGAGTACTTGCTGTCAAGGGTTATGATGTGAAGGGATCTGTCACTTCATTTGGCAACCCCATTGCTGGCATCTATGTGTTGCTGTACTCAAAGGAG GAAAACCCCAAGTTCCGTGTGGAAGGTTGCAAAACGGCACTACTGCAAGGTGTTCCAGACTCTCCTATCTGTCATTCAGTTACCGATGCAGCTGGAGAGTTCAGCTTCGGCCTAGTACCGGCAGGGGAGTACAAGTTACTAGCTCTGGCCAAGCCTCCGGGACAGGGCACTGTTACATACAACATCAAGACGGAAACTGTGCCTTTTACTGTTCAACATGACAGTCTTTATATCAAAAATGCTTTTGAG GTCACAGGCTTCACAGTGGTAGGATCAGTGGTGACTCACGCGGGCGGTAGTGGAGTCTCTGGGGCTCGAGTCCTAAAGGACGGCCAACCTGTTGGCAAGACTGATAGCGCCGGCAAGTTTACATTGCCAACCTTGCAGCCAGGGACATATACTCTTAGCTTCCAGCATG AGCAATGCGAGTTCGACGACGTGCAGCTGGTGGTCCCGGCCACGGGCCCcgcggccgcgcccgccgcgcgcgTGTCCCGCTGGCGCGTGTGCGGCGGCCTGGCGCCCCCATCGCACCGCACCATACTCATTACCACGGATAAGGGGGCGACCGTTACCACTGTCAGCGTCTCGCCTGAGAGTAAGG GTAAATGGTGCACATACCTGAAGCCCGGCGTGTACACAGCTAAAGTGGAAGTTGCAGAATCCGAACAGAGAGAAGGCTTaca ATTCTACCCGCTTACCCAGAAGATCTCAGTTGGGCACGCACCAGTAGACGGCATAATGTTCTCTCAACTGAAGGCCAAAGTAACAGGACGCTTGCAATGTTCCTCTCCATCATGCCAAGGTCTGACGGTGACGCTGCGGCCGCTGTCGCCTGACGGAGGATACGTGGGCCAGCCGCTCACTACCACTGCTACCA ACGGCGTGTATACATTCTCGGAGGTCCTCCCGGGCAGCGTGGAGGTGTCAGTGCCGACGGACCGGCTGTGCTGGGCCGAGGCGCGACACAACGTGGCTGTAGCCAGCGAGCTGGCCTCTGTGCCGGCTTTTGAACTCACCGGTTACGTCATCCGGCTGCACTCCTCGCATGACATTGAG GTGGAGTACGCCAGCAAGAGTACCCGCGGCGTGTGGCCGGTGCCGGCGGGCGCGTCCCAGCACTGCGCCCCGACCAGCGAGCGGTACACGCTGTCCCCGCGCGGCGCCCACCGCTTCCAGCCGCCTCAAGCCTCCGCCACGCCCGATCAAGACCCGCCAACt ACGGTATACTTCGTAGCAGTGGCACACGCGGTGATAGTCAAGGTGCTGTCTCCATCGCCGGTGAAGGATCTGGTGTTGAAGATTAGCTCCGACGACGGCGGCAAGGATATCGGGCCGCTGCCGGCCCTCGAGCAACCCAGCGGGGGATACGCTTTCGAACACACGCTCTATATGGCTGAT GGCGAGATCGCAGTAATATCAGCATCGTCGTCCTCCCTGCTGTTCCAACCGGGCAGCCCGCAGCAGGTGGTGGGGCGGTCGCAGGCGCCCACCACCCTGACCCTGCACGGCGTGGCGGCGCTCACGCTGCAGGGCCGCCTCGTGCCGCCCGTCCCTGACGTGCTGGTCACACTCACCTCAG ACGATCTGAAGTTCACCCAGACAACTGGCCCGGACGGCACATACCGCTTCGGTCCCTTGGACGCGAGCAAGCACTACACCATCACCGCTGAGAAGGAGTCGTATGTGTTCGGGGAGCCTGATGCCAACGGGAATATTAAGGCGCACAAGCTGGCGGAGATCACCGTGCAGCTGGTCGATGACGCCGATGATAAGCCTCTGCAG GGCGGGCTGGTGTCGGTGTCGGGCGGCTCGTACCGCCGCAACGCGGcgtcggcgggcggcggcgcgctgCGCTTCGCCGCGCTGTCCCCCGCGCAGTACTACGTCAAGCCCAACATGAAGGAGTACCGCTTCCGGCCGCAACACCACATCGTCGACGTCAAGGAGGGCCACACGCACAGCTTGACGCTCAG AGGCGTCCGCGTGGCGTGGTCGTGCCTGGGCAAACTGGTCTCCCTGGGCGGCGTGGGCTGGCCGGGGGCTGTGCTGGTGGCCATACCACAACCCAACAGTGCCTCGCACTGCGCCATAGAAGAAGCTACCACTGAGACTAATGGTGCTTTCAG GATCCGCGGTCTGCTACCAAAGTGCGTGTACACCCTGCAACTCAAGGAGTCCTCCAGTCCTGACTTGCAAGGACTGAAGCTTGCCAAAGCACCGCCCACTTTAGAG GTGAAAGACAACAAAGATATCGAGAACGTCCGCCTGATAGCCATCCAGCCGCAACAGATCACAGACACCAACGTGCTCGTTTATACTCCAAACATAGAGCATTACAAGACTCTCCGCCTCACTCTGGCCTTAGAAAACACTCCACACACTCCAATATACTCCACCAAGTTAGACCCAGCTGGCTACTCCCAACATCTGAACCCGGGACTTATGTATGTCCTGCCGAGACTGCCAGCGGATAACAAGACCTATGTACTACAATTAGAATCGACTTTGTCGAAATCAACACACTCGTACGGAGAAGAGGTGTATTATTTCAATTCTGATGGGAAGTTTAAGTACTTCAACATCGATTTCCATCCGAAG GTGAAGTCATCCGAGCAGGAGCTGCGGCAAACGTCGTTCCTAGTGGTACCCCTGGTGGGCGCGCTGATCTTGGCGTACGTGCAGCGCGGGCGgctggcgggcggcggcgcggcgctgctggcgcgggcggcgccgcgGGCGGCCCGCGCCGACCGCGCCGACCGCGCCCGCGCCGACGTGCTGGACCACGCCAGCATACACCACATACTCAGCGCCGTCAATGCCGCCGGGAAGAGGACCGCCAAGAAGAAGGCGCAGTAG
- the LOC126374011 gene encoding cilia- and flagella-associated protein 20 has translation MFKNTFQSGFLSILYSIGSKPLQIWDKKVRNGHIKRITDNDIQSLVLEIVGTNVSTTYITCPADPKKTLGIKLPFLVMIIKNLKKYFTFEVQVLDDKNVRRRFRASNYQSTTRVKPFICTMPMRLDEGWNQIQFNLADFTRRAYGTNYVETLRVQIHANCRIRRVYFSDRLYSEDELPAEFKLFLPIQNKAKTAVS, from the exons ATGTTCAAGAACACTTTTCAGTCGGGTTTCCTGTCAATACTTTACAGCATAGGCAGCAAGCCTTTACAAATCTGGGACAAAAAGGTTCGCAATGGGCACATAAAGAGGATCACCGACAACGACATCCAGAGCCTGGTGCTCGAAATTGTGGGGACCAATGTCAGCACCACGTACATAACATGCCCGGCGGACCCGAAAAAAACCCTTGGCATCAAGCTTCCTTTCTTGGTCATGATCATAAAGAACCTCAAGAAATACTTCACCTTCGAAGTTCAA GTTTTAGATGATAAAAATGTTAGGAGGCGGTTTCGTGCCAGCAACTATCAGTCCACCACTCGGGTAAAACCGTTCATCTGCACTATGCCAATGCGACTTGATGAAGGCTGGAATCAGATTCAGTTCAACCTGGCCGACTTCACACGACGAGCTTATGGCACCAACTACGTTGAAACCCTACGGGTACAAATACACGCCAACTGTCGGATTAGACGAGTCTACTTCTCGGATAGACTTTATTCTGAAGACGAGTTACCTGCAGAATTCAAACTGTTCCTCCCAATTCAAAACAAAGCAAAAACTGCAGTGTCATAA